The proteins below are encoded in one region of Tautonia marina:
- a CDS encoding sugar ABC transporter ATP-binding protein, which translates to MDAAPIETKKNLPVRPLLAMRNVAKRFGASRALDGVSIDLYPGEVHALIGENGAGKSTLMKVLSGAYRPDEGEMRLDGEPYAPRGPREALAKGVAMIYQELAIAPHLSVEANVMLGQERTRLGMVRKGEHRRIVREAMKMLEHLDIRAEARAGSLSVGAQQLIEVARALVCEARVIVFDEPTSSLTERDAERLFAVIDRLKRQGLAIVYISHFLEEVQRVADRYTVLRDGRAVERGAMKGAALRGIIAAMVGRDLTEMFPKVPHEAGEPVLDLRGLAGRRLPRWADLTLHRGEVLGIAGLVGAGRTELLRAIFGLDEVRSGEVTIKGHSGSVAASPRRSIREGIGFLSEDRKEEGLALGRSVEENLTLSALGRYARFGWLRLGSRRRETRQWIEAMRIRTQGPDQRIGALSGGNQQKVALARLLHQQADVLLLDEPTRGIDVGSKAEIYRMIGSLAAEGKAVIMVSSYLPELMGVCDRIAVMSRGVLGPARPVEEWTEHAIMEDATGGTAPIG; encoded by the coding sequence GCAGCACCAATCGAAACGAAGAAGAATCTGCCCGTGCGGCCCTTGCTGGCGATGCGCAATGTCGCCAAGCGATTCGGCGCCAGCCGGGCGCTCGATGGCGTGTCGATCGACCTGTATCCGGGGGAAGTGCATGCCTTGATCGGCGAGAACGGGGCGGGCAAGAGCACCTTGATGAAGGTCTTGAGCGGGGCGTATCGGCCCGACGAGGGAGAGATGAGGCTGGACGGGGAGCCGTATGCGCCGAGGGGGCCGAGGGAGGCGCTGGCGAAGGGGGTGGCGATGATCTACCAGGAACTGGCGATCGCGCCGCACCTGTCGGTCGAGGCGAACGTGATGCTGGGGCAGGAGCGGACGAGGCTGGGGATGGTCCGCAAGGGGGAGCATCGCAGAATCGTGCGCGAGGCGATGAAGATGCTGGAGCATCTGGATATCAGGGCCGAGGCGAGGGCCGGATCGTTGAGCGTGGGGGCGCAGCAGTTGATCGAGGTGGCGAGGGCCCTGGTGTGCGAGGCTCGGGTGATTGTCTTCGACGAGCCGACGAGTTCGTTGACCGAGCGGGACGCGGAGCGGCTGTTCGCGGTGATCGACCGGCTGAAAAGGCAGGGTCTGGCGATCGTTTATATCAGTCATTTTCTCGAAGAAGTGCAGCGGGTGGCGGATCGGTACACGGTCTTGAGGGATGGCAGGGCGGTCGAGCGGGGAGCGATGAAGGGGGCGGCGCTGCGAGGGATCATCGCGGCGATGGTGGGTCGGGATCTGACCGAGATGTTCCCGAAAGTGCCTCACGAAGCGGGGGAGCCGGTGCTCGACCTGCGGGGGCTGGCCGGGCGTCGCTTGCCGAGGTGGGCGGACCTGACCTTGCACCGGGGGGAGGTGCTGGGAATTGCCGGCTTGGTGGGGGCGGGTCGGACGGAGTTGCTGAGGGCGATTTTTGGGCTCGACGAGGTGCGATCGGGGGAGGTGACGATCAAGGGGCACTCCGGCTCGGTGGCGGCAAGTCCGAGGCGATCGATCCGTGAGGGGATCGGGTTTCTGAGCGAGGATCGCAAGGAGGAAGGGCTTGCGCTGGGGCGGTCGGTCGAGGAGAACCTGACGCTTTCGGCCCTGGGGCGTTATGCGCGATTCGGATGGCTGAGGCTGGGATCGCGGCGGCGAGAAACCCGGCAGTGGATCGAGGCAATGCGGATTCGGACGCAGGGGCCCGATCAACGAATCGGGGCGCTTTCGGGGGGGAATCAGCAGAAGGTGGCGCTGGCTCGACTGCTGCACCAGCAGGCCGATGTGCTGTTGCTCGACGAGCCGACCCGAGGGATCGATGTGGGGAGCAAGGCCGAGATTTACCGGATGATCGGCAGCCTGGCCGCCGAGGGAAAGGCGGTGATCATGGTCAGCTCGTACTTGCCCGAGCTGATGGGAGTGTGCGACCGGATCGCCGTGATGAGCCGAGGGGTGCTCGGCCCGGCCCGTCCGGTCGAGGAATGGACCGAACACGCGATCATGGAAGACGCGACCGGCGGAACCGCCCCGATCGGCTGA
- the metG gene encoding methionine--tRNA ligase: MSQASTFFITTAIDYPNSRPHIGTAFEKIGADVQARFRRMEGFDTYFLMGNDENTIKVSKRAQELGVEPQPYVDDMAEQFKAVWRALDISFDDFIQTSEARHHAGCRQFIQAVYDAGDIDKRPYQGLYCEGCEEFKTAKEAVSPTGQEFKTIEEVQAAGGTCPNHPNTPLKIVEEENYFFKLSEFRDRLLAHYEAHPEFIQPESRRNEIVNLVKSGLQDVSISRKGFTWGITVPFDEEQTIYVWFDALLNYITALGYGNDDAKFQRYWPADTHVIGKDITRFHCALWPAMLMSAGLPLPKAVFAHGFVYRKDDASGVLQKMSKSIGNIVEPMDLIRQFSSEGFRYYFMSQCPFGGDGEFSFERFAETYNTGLANNLGNLYSRTLTMCLKYFDGSLDGSAAIDPTTWRAELDLPSLVEDLRGLVGSFQYATALQRIWLEVLDAANRYIEATQPFKLAKTDLEATKVVLVNLAEALRVVSILIKPFLPRTAETFYAAFNFGEAQPWDAVSFASAAERPAGPDLRVTAPLVNGKVTPLFPKIDLKADAPASGS; the protein is encoded by the coding sequence ATGAGCCAAGCCTCGACCTTCTTCATTACCACCGCGATCGACTATCCGAACAGCCGACCGCACATCGGCACCGCCTTCGAAAAGATCGGCGCCGACGTGCAGGCCCGCTTCCGTCGCATGGAAGGCTTCGACACCTATTTCTTGATGGGCAACGACGAAAATACGATCAAGGTCTCGAAGCGAGCCCAGGAGTTGGGGGTCGAGCCGCAGCCGTACGTCGATGACATGGCCGAGCAGTTCAAGGCCGTCTGGCGAGCGCTCGACATCTCGTTCGACGACTTCATCCAGACGAGCGAGGCGCGGCACCACGCCGGCTGCCGCCAGTTCATTCAGGCAGTGTACGACGCGGGAGACATCGATAAGCGGCCGTATCAAGGGCTTTATTGCGAGGGGTGCGAGGAGTTCAAGACGGCCAAGGAAGCCGTCTCCCCCACCGGCCAGGAGTTCAAGACCATCGAGGAGGTCCAGGCCGCCGGCGGCACCTGCCCGAACCACCCGAACACCCCCTTGAAGATCGTCGAGGAGGAGAATTACTTCTTCAAGCTTTCGGAGTTTCGAGACCGCCTGCTCGCCCACTACGAGGCGCACCCCGAGTTCATCCAGCCCGAAAGCCGACGCAACGAGATCGTCAACCTGGTCAAGTCGGGGCTTCAGGATGTCTCGATCAGTCGGAAAGGGTTCACCTGGGGCATTACCGTTCCGTTTGACGAGGAGCAGACGATTTACGTCTGGTTCGACGCGCTGTTGAACTACATCACGGCGCTCGGTTACGGCAACGACGACGCGAAGTTTCAGCGCTACTGGCCAGCCGATACGCATGTGATCGGCAAGGACATCACCCGGTTTCACTGCGCCCTCTGGCCGGCGATGCTCATGTCAGCGGGGTTGCCTCTGCCGAAGGCGGTTTTTGCTCACGGCTTCGTTTACCGCAAGGACGACGCGAGCGGCGTCTTGCAAAAGATGAGCAAATCCATCGGCAACATCGTCGAGCCGATGGACCTGATCCGCCAGTTCAGCAGCGAGGGGTTCCGCTACTACTTCATGAGCCAGTGCCCGTTCGGAGGGGACGGTGAGTTCTCGTTCGAGCGGTTCGCCGAGACGTACAACACCGGGCTGGCCAACAACCTGGGGAACCTCTACAGCCGCACCCTGACCATGTGCCTGAAGTACTTCGACGGGTCGCTCGACGGCTCGGCGGCCATTGATCCGACCACCTGGCGGGCCGAGCTGGATTTGCCGAGCCTGGTGGAAGACCTGCGCGGCCTCGTCGGATCGTTCCAGTATGCGACGGCGTTGCAGCGGATCTGGCTTGAGGTCCTCGACGCCGCCAACCGCTACATCGAGGCCACCCAGCCGTTCAAACTCGCCAAGACCGATCTTGAGGCCACGAAGGTCGTGCTCGTCAATCTGGCCGAGGCGCTCCGGGTCGTCTCGATCCTGATCAAACCCTTCCTCCCCCGCACCGCCGAGACCTTCTACGCCGCCTTCAACTTCGGCGAGGCTCAACCGTGGGACGCCGTCTCGTTCGCCAGCGCCGCCGAGCGTCCGGCCGGCCCCGACCTGCGAGTGACCGCGCCACTGGTCAACGGGAAGGTCACCCCGCTGTTTCCGAAGATCGACCTGAAGGCCGACGCTCCCGCCTCGGGCTCGTGA